The following are from one region of the Channa argus isolate prfri chromosome 6, Channa argus male v1.0, whole genome shotgun sequence genome:
- the inppl1a gene encoding phosphatidylinositol 3,4,5-trisphosphate 5-phosphatase 2A, protein MAGGGGGISLLGPLPPMWYHRDLSRAAAEELLARAGRDGSFLVRDSESVNGAYALCVLFQKHVHTYRILPDEEGFLAVQTSQGVQPKRFKTLPELVSLYLQPSQGLVTTLLYPVDREETALSDDRDYSDGEDEKPPLPPRFASTSTSPGPDTPTDSAPAANGLSTISHEYLKGSYALDLEAVKQGACALPHLNKTLVASCKRLNGEVDKVLSGLEILSKVFDQQSAFMVSKMIQQSVNQGGDQELENLVTKLAVLKDLLSSIEKKALKALQDMSLSSPCSPPPLSMRHSKAIPVQAFEVKLDVYLAELTKIGKSQKYTLSVDVEGGRLVVMKKVKDSQEDWTTFTHDKIRQLIKSQRVQNKLGIVFEKEKDKSQRKDFVFASAKKREAFCQLLQLMKNKHSNQDEPDMISIFIGTWNMGSVPSPKSVASWVLCRGLGKTLDEMAVTIPYDLFVFGTQENSVCDREWVESLRAVLKEQTELDYKPIAVQTLWNIKIAVLVKPEHENRISHVGMSSVKTGIANTLGNKGAVGVSFMFNGTSFGFVNCHLTSGNEKIARRNQNYLDILRLLSLGDRQLSSFDISLRFTHLFWLGDLNYRLDMDIQEILNYINRKEFEPLLKVDQLNLEREKNKVFLRFAEEEISFPPTYRYERGSRDTYVWQKQKATGMRTNVPSWCDRILWKSYPETHIICNSYGCTDDIVTSDHSPVFATFEVGVTSQFVSKKGLPKSSEQAYIEFESIEAIVKTASRTKFFIEFYSTCLEEFKKSYENDSQSSDNINFLRVGWSNKQLTTLKPLLSEIEYLQDQHLLLTVKSLDGYESYGECVLALKSMIGSTAQQFHTYLSHRGEETGNIRGSMRVRVPSERMGTRERLYEWISVDKDETGGPKSKTTMVSRVGHEYVKPSVVRKPIGELGKVKEEGERINKEETAARPKQDASDTDPSISKNSYNNPAYYILEGVPNQSAAALSPELLPSSTSTNPQAAKAPPPLAGARTKPPSASSGPAHLRRPIAAPPIRSISEEGSSEDDGVVCLAGAQGVGGTVGNTLNRPPPDFPPPPLPKGALDPRTLYPDLAEVRIPVVSSVAPMALGESFRRGGGGGGGGGGGGGGGGGGPAALDDQSCSVLQMAKTLSESEFPGQPPRAPSAPPPLRGPPMSLALDPCRTFPPRNPITESIAEDMPEEALWGSSSSSLSVGESSVGEWLQKLGLERYEQGLLHNGWDDLEFLSDITEEDLEEAGVIDPTHKRILLESLRQQQQQQK, encoded by the exons TGTTGGGGCCCTTACCGCCGATGTGGTATCACCGGGACCTGAGTCGAGCAGCGGCCGAGGAGCTTCTGGCCCGGGCGGGGAGAGACGGTAGCTTCCTGGTGCGGGACAGTGAGAGCGTCAACGGAGCTTACGCgttgtgtgtact gtttcagaagcatgtacacacatacaggaTTCTCCCAGATGAAGAAGGATTTTTAGCTGTACAG ACGTCCCAGGGTGTGCAGCCTAAGCGCTTTAAAACATTACCAGAGTTGGTGTCATTGTACCTGCAGCCTAGCCAGGGTCTGGTCACCACCCTGCTTTACCCTGTGGACAGAGAAGAAACAGCTCTCAGTGATGACAGAGACTACTCAG ATGGGGAGGATGAGAAGCCACCCCTCCCCCCTCGCTTTGCCTCCACCTCAACTTCCCCTGGACCAGACACACCAACAGACAG TGCTCCAGCAGCTAATGGCCTCAGTACCATCTCCCATGAGTATCTGAAGGGTAGCTATGCCCTGGACCTTGAGGCAGTCAAACAAGGTGCCTGTGCCCTGCCTCACCTCAACAAGACCTTAGTGGCTTCCTGCAAACGGCTTAATGG GGAGGTGGATAAAGTTTTGTCTGGTCTAGAAATCCTGTCTAAAGTCTTTGATCAGCAAAGTGCCTTTATGGTCTCTAAGATGATCCAACAG TCGGTGAATCAGGGGGGTGACCAGGAGTTGGAGAACCTCGTGACCAAGCTGGCAGTTCTCAAAGACCTGTTGTCTTCCATAGAGAAGAAG GCTCTCAAAGCTCTTCAGGACATGAGCTTATCATCTCCATGCTCCCCTCCTCCGCTCTCCATGCGCCATAGCAAAGCTATTCCAGTGCAGGCGTTTGAG GTAAAGCTGGATGTCTACCTGGCAGAGCTAACAAAGATAGGAAAGAGTCAGAAGTACACTCTCTCTGTGGATGTTGAGGGAGGACGACTTGTAGTGATGAAGAAGGTGAAGGACAGCCAGGAGGACTGGACCACCTTCACACATGACAAAA tccGCCAGCTGATCAAGTCACAGCGAGTGCAAAATAAGTTGGGTATTGTTTTtgagaaggagaaggacaagAGCCAGAGGAAAGACTTCGTCTTTGCTAGTGCCAAG AAGCGGGAAGCATTTTGCCAGCTTCTTCAGCTGATGAAGAACAAACATTCCAATCAGGATGAGCCAGACATGATTTCCATTTTCATAGGCACCTGGAATATGG GCTCAGTGCCTTCACCTAAGTCTGTAGCCTCATGGGTGTTGTGTCGGGGCCTTGGGAAAACTCTGGATGAGATGGCGGTCACCATCCCTTATGACCTTTTCGTGTTTGGAACCCAAGAAAACTCAGTGTGTGATCGGGAGTGGGTTGAGTCACTGCGAGCTGTGTTGAAAGAACAGACAGAACTGGACTATAAACCG ATTGCAGTGCAGACTCTGTGGAACATCAAGATTGCTGTGTTAGTGAAACCTGAACATGAGAACCGCATAAGCCACGTAGGAATGTCCAGTGTCAAGACGGGCATCGCCAACACACTGG GTAACAAAGGAGCTGTGGGTGTGTCATTCATGTTTAATGGGACATCTTTCGGTTTTGTAAATTGTCATTTGACGTCCGGAAATGAGAAGATTGCCAG GAGAAATCAAAACTATCTTGATATCCTACGGCTGCTGTCACTAGGAGACAGACAGCTGAGCTCCTTCGATATCTCACTGCGCTTTACACACCTATTCTGGTTGGGAGACCTTAATTACAGGCTGGACATGGATATACAG GagattttaaattacattaacagGAAAGAGTTCGAACCCCTGCTGAAGGTAGACCAGCTCAATCTGGAGAGGGAGAAGAATAAAGTCTTTCTACGCTTTG CGGAGGAAGAGATCTCATTCCCACCCACCTACCGTTATGAACGGGGCTCAAGGGACACATATGTATGGCAGAAGCAGAAGGCCACAGGA ATGAGGACTAATGTTCCCTCCTGGTGTGACAGGATCCTGTGGAAGTCATACCCAGAGACACACATTATCTGCAACTCCTATG GCTGTACAGATGATATAGTGACCAGTGATCATTCCCCTGTGTTTGCTACCTTTGAGGTGGGGGTCACCTCTCAGTTTGTCTCCAAGAAAG GTCTGCCAAAGTCTTCAGAGCAGGCCTACATTGAGTTTGAGAGTATTGAGGCTATAGTGAAGACAGCAAGCAGGACCAAGTTCTTCATTGAATTCTACTCCACTTGTCTCGAAG AGTTTAAGAAGAGCTATGAGAATGACAGTCAGAGCAGTGACAACATCAACTTCCTGCGTGTGGGCTGGTCCAACAAGCAGCTAACAACGCTCAAACCTCTTCTCTCAGAGATCGAGTATTTGCAGGACCAACATCTGCTGTTAACAGTGAAATCACTCGATGGATATGAGTCCTATG GAGAATGTGTGTTGGCTCTAAAATCTATGATtggcagcacagcacagcaatTCCACACCTACCTGTCTCACCGTGGAGAGGAAACAGGAAATATCAGGGGGTCCATGAGGGTCAGAGTCCCTTCAGAAAGAATGGGCACCAGGGAGAGACTCTATG AGTGGATAAGTGTGGATAAGGATGAGACAGGAGGGCCTAAATCGAAAACAACAATGGTCTCCAGAGTGGGGCATGAATATGTCAA GCCATCGGTGGTTCGTAAACCAATAGGAGAGCTGGGCAAGGTCaaggaagagggagaaaggaTTAACAAGGAGGAAACTGCTGCAAG ACCTAAGCAGGATGCATCAGACACTGACCCATCCATCAGCAAGAACAGCTACAACAATCCCGCCTATTACATTTTAGAGGGCGTTCCCAACCAGTCAGCAGCTGCTCTGTCACCTGAGCTTCTCCCTTCTTCTACCTCCACAAACCCCCAGGCAGCAAAAGCCCCTCCTCCTTTAGCTGGAGCCCGAACCAAACCCCCCTCTGCATCCTCAGGACCAGCTCATCTACGCAGACCTATTGCAGCACCCCCAATCCGTTCCATTAGTGAGGAGGGCTCCTCAGAAGATGATGGAGTAGTTTGTTTAGCTGGGGCACAGGGTGTCGGAGGAACAGTTGGAAACACATTGAATCGACCTCCTCCTgactttcctcctcctcccctccctaAAGGAGCGCTGGATCCTCGAACACTTTACCCAGACCTGGCAGAAGTTAGGATCCCAGTAGTAAGTTCTGTTGCCCCGATGGCACTGGGAGAGAGTTTTAGgcgaggaggagggggaggtggtggaggtggaggtggaggaggaggaggaggaggggggccAGCAGCGTTGGATGACCAATCATGTTCTGTGCTTCAGATGGCAAAGACACTGAGTGAAAGTGAGTTTCCTGGGCAGCCTCCACGTGCTCCCTCCGCACCACCGCCTCTTAGAGGCCCACCGATGAGTTTAGCTTTGGACCCCTGCCGTACCTTCCCTCCCAGAAATCCCATCACAGAGAGCATTGCAGAAGACATGCCAGAGGAG GCACTTTGGGGAAGCAGTAGTTCATCCTTGTCTGTCGGGGAATCATCAGTAGGGGAGTGGCTGCAGAAACTGGGACTGGAGAGGTATGAGCAGGGTCTTCTACACAACGGCTGGGATGACCTGGAGTTCCTCAG TGATATCACTGAGGAAGACCTGGAGGAGGCAGGTGTGATCGACCCCACCCACAAGCGAATCCTGCTGGAGAGCCTGagacagcaacagcagcaacaaaaatgA